CTTCGACCTGGCCTGTTCCGCGTACGGGGCGGTGCCCTTCGTCGCCGACCCCGTACAGGTCTTCCGCGAGGTGCGCCGGGTGCTGCGGCCGGGCGGGCGCTGGGTCTTCTCCGTGACGCACCCGATCCGCTGGGCGTTCCCGGACGAGCCTGGGCCCGAGGGCCTCTCCGTCGCCGCCTCCTACTTCGACCGCGTCCCCTATGTGGAACAGGACGAGCGGGGCAACGCCGTCTATGTGGAACACCACCGCACCCTCGGCGACCGGGTGCGGGACGTGGTGGCAGGCGGGTTCCGGCTGGTCGACCTCGTCGAACCGGAATGGCCCGCCTGGAACGACCAGGAGTGGGGCGGCTGGTCCCCGCTGCGCGGCAACCTGATCCCGGGGACGGCGATCTTCGTGTGCGAGCGGGGCTGACGGCTTCCTGGGGTCGGAGCTGACGTCTTCCCGAAGGCCGACCGCGTACGACACTGGGACCGTGATCCGCACCGAAGCCCTGGACCGTCTGCCCGTCCGCACCGCCGTCCCCGCGCTCCGGCGCGCGCTGGACGACCGTGGCGTCGCCGTCCTCTGCGCCCCGCCCGGCACCGGCAAGACGACCCTCGTGCCGCTCGTCCTGGCCGGGCTGACCGGGGACGGGCCGGTGCGCCGGGTCGTGGTGGCCGAGCCGCGCCGGATCGCCGCACGGGCGGCGGCGCGGCGGATGGCCTGGCTGCTGGGCGAGCGGCCGGGCGGCCGGGTCGGCTTCACCGTGCGCGGGGAGCGCGTGGTCGGGCGGGACACGGCGGTGGAGGTCGTGACCACCGGGGTGCTGCTCCAGCGGCTCCAGCGCGACCAGGAGCTGGCCGGGGTCGATGTGGTGATCATCGACGAGTGCCACGAACGTCACCTGGACGCGGACACGGTGGCCGCCTTCCTCCTGGACGTACGCGAGGCGATCCGGCCCGATCTGCGGCTGGTGGCCGCGTCCGCGACGACGGACGCGGAGGGGTGGGCTCGGCTGCTGGGCGACGCACCGGTCGTCGAGGCCGAGGGGGTCTCGTACCCGGTGGAGGTCGTCTGGTCGCCGCCCGCGCGGCCCGTGAAGCCGCCGCACGGGATGCGGGTGGACCCTGCCCTGCTGACGCACGTGGCCGCGACCGTGCGGCGGGCGCTCGCGGAGCGGGAGGGGGACGTGCTCTGCTTCCTGCCCGGTGTCGGGGAGATCGCGCGGGTGGCCGGGCAGCTCGCCGGGGTGGGCGCGGAGGTGCTCCAGGTCCATGGGCGGGCCCCGGCCGCCGTGCAGGACGCGGTGCTCGCCGGGTCGTCCGGTGGGCGGCGGGTGGTCCTGGCGACCTCGGTGGCGGAGTCCTCGCTGACAGTGCCGGGTGTGCGGGTCGTCGTCGACTCGGGCCTCGCCCGGGAGCCCCGTACCGACCACGCCCGGGGGCTGAGCGCCCTGACCACCGTACGGGCCTCGCAGGCGGCCGGCCGGCAGCGTGCGGGCCGGGCCGGGCGGGAGGCGCCGGGGGCGGTGTACCGGTGCTGGGAGCAGGCCGAGGACGGGCGGCTCGCGCGCTTCCCCGCCCCCGAGATCAAGGTGGCCGACCTCGCGGCTTTCGCGCTCCAGGCGGCGTGCTGGGGCGACCCGGACGCCGCCTCGCTCGCCCTGCTGGACCCGCCGCCCGCCGGGGCGATGGGCGCCGCCCGGGAGGTGCTGGAGGCGATCGGCGCGGTGGACGGGTCCGGCCGGGTCACCGACCGGGGCGTACGGATGTCCCGGCTCGGGCTGCACCCCCGGCTGGCGCGCGCGTTGCTGGACGGCGCCTCGGAGGCCGGGGCGCGGCGGGCTGCGGAGGTGGTGGCGCTGCTGAGCGAGGAGCCGCCGAGGGAGTACGGGGACGATCTCGCGGCAGCGCTGCGGACCGCCCGCCGGGGGCAGGACGCGTACGCGGGGCGGTGGAAGCAGGAGGTGCGGCGGCTGTCGTCGTCGGTGGGCCCGGATTCCGGGGGCGCGCCCTCGGGAACCGGCGGCTCCGGTTCCAGGCTCACCGCCGGCGGTGGCTCCGATGACGCCGTCGTCGGGCTCGTCGCCGCGCTGGCCTTCCCGGAGCGGGTGGCGCGGGCCCGGGGCGACGGGGCGTTCCTCATGGTGTCGGGGACGGGCGCGGAGCTGCGGGACGGGTCGCGGCTGCGCAGCGCGCCCTGGCTGGCCGTCGCCGTCGCGGACCGGCCCTCCCACGCGGCCTCGGCCCGGGTGCGGCTGGCGGCGGTGGTCGACGAGCCCACCGCCCTCCTGGCCGCCGGGCACCTGCGGGTGCGGGGCGAGGAGGTCCGCTGGGTGGGCGGTGAGGTGGTGGCCCGGTCGGTGGACCGGGTGGGGGCGGTGGAGCTGGCGGTACGCCCGCTGAAGCAGCCGGATCCGGAGCTGGTGCGCGGGGCGCTGGTGGAGGGGCTGCGGCGCGAGGGGCTCGGGCTGCTGCGGTGGAGCCGGGACAGTGAGCAGTTCCGGCTGCGGCTGGCGTTCCTGCACCGGGTGGCGGGCACGCCGTGGCCGGATGTGTCGGACGGGGCTCTGCTCGCGGACCCGGGCGCGTGGCTGGAGCCGGAGCTGTCGCGGGCGCGGCGCCGCTCCGATCTGGGCCGGATCGACGCGGGCCAGGCGCTGCGCCGGCTGCTGCCGTGGGCGACGGGCGAGGCCGTCCGGCTGGACGAGCTGGCGCCGGAGCGGATCGAGGTGCCGAGCGGCTCCCGTATCCGGGTCGACTACGGCGGCGAGCAGCCCGTACTGGCGGTGAAGCTCCAGGAGTTGTTCGGGCTGGCCGAGACGCCCCGGGTGGCCGGGGTGCCGGTCCTGGTCCACCTGCTCTCCCCCGCCGGCCGCCCCGCCGCCGTCACGGCCGACCTGGCCTCGTTCTGGCAGGACGGCTACAAGGCCGTACGGGCGGAGCTGCGCGGCCGCTACCCGAAGCATCCCTGGCCGGAGGACCCCGCGACCGTACGGGCGACGCGGTACACCTCGGCCAGGCTCAAGCGGCAGAGCTCTCCGTAGCCGCCGGCCGCCGCGACCGCGCCTCCAGCCACAGCGCGAGCGCAAGCAGGCCGATGCCCAGCCCCAGGAAGCCCCAGGGCAGGTACGAGGTGAGCAGGAGGACCAGGACGCGCTGGGACTTCACCAGGTCGACGGTGTCCACGATGTAGTCCTCGCGCATCTTCACGTGGCCGGAGAAGGCGGTGACGGTGTCCTCGGACATGCCCATCTTCCTGGCGTCGCGCAGCTCCTCCTCGTGGATCTCCTCGCCGTTGACCGGGGCTCCGGTGACGGGTTCGACCCAGAACATGCGCTTGGTGGTGTACCAGCGGGTCATGCCGGTCTGCGCGATCTGCTCGGGGGTGATGCCCTCGATGGGCATCTTCTTCGGCATCGGGACCTTGGTCCACGGGACCGTCTGCTCGAAGTAGTAGACCTCCAGGCCGCGGAAGGTGCGGGTGCCCCGGTAGTGGATGGGGGCGGTGGTGCGGGTCTGGGCGTCGAAGTAGGCGTAGTCCCGTCTCTCCGTGAGGAAGGGCCACTTGAACTCGATGCCCTCGCGGCGGACCGGGTCGCCGTCGACCATCTCACCGGTGGCGTTGACGGGGGCCTGGGTGTGGGCGTCGAAGATGTAGCGCTCGGGGATCTCGGAGACCGTCTTGCCGTCGGGGCCCTCCACGTAGGAGAGCGCGTCCCAGACGACGACGTCCCGCCCGGCGCTGCGTTCGATCTTCTCGGACTCCTCCACGTTGCCCTTGAGGGTCTGGACGATGGTGACCTTCTCGACCTCCTTCGCCTTGAGGGTCGTGTAGTCGAGGAGGGTGGCGGGCTCCGCCTCCAGGACGACCTCCTGGTACTGGTTCGGCGGGACCTTGGCCAGGCGGGGGAAGGCGTACCAGCGCAGCAGCGGGGACAGGGCGGCGAAGAAGACGGCGAAGGCGAGGAGGACGAGACCGGCTCGGCGGCGCATGGTGGTGGACCTCTCCCTTGCTGGGCTACTGCTTGGGGCCCGGGACGGTGGTGAGCAGGGGCTTCGGTGAGGTCTCACCCGGCGGTGAGCCGATGGCGGAGATGGTGGACACGATCGCGAGGGCGGCGGCCAGTCCGATGGCGGCGGCGACGAGGGCACGCAATGCTCGGCCTCCCGGGACGGTGATCTGATGGTTCGTCAGGGGTGGGGCACCGTAGCAACCGGGACGCGAGATGAGAACACGGACGACAGCCCCCGCGCCGGGCGGGCGCGGGGCTGTCGGTGGAGCGACGGGTCAGGCTCCGGGGGGCTCCGTCTCCTCCGGCGCCGTCTCCTCGGGGGCCTGGACGGTGAGTTCGATGACGACCGGGGCGCCGCCCTCGGTGGTGAGCCGCAGCTTGTAGGTGCCCGGGTTCTCGTCGGCGAAGATCTGCGGGAGCTGGAGCAGGCCGTCGGCGTCCGTGGTGAGGTTCAGGGTCCGCAGCGGCTTGCCGTCCGCGTCCTTGAAGTACGGGCCCTTGTCGTTGTCGATGAGCCCCAGGCTGTCCTTGACCATGGTGGCGGTGACGGCCACCCCGGCGGCGGGAGCGCCCTTGTAGGTGGCCTTGACGGTGACGGCGTCGGCGAACTTCTCGCCGGGCGCGGCGGCGAGCGCCTTGTCGTCGGTCCGTACGAGCTTGTCGGCCTGGCGGGCGGTGACGCTCGCCTCGTAGGTCAGGGTGCGCGGCCGGGTGGTGCCCGCGGTGGCGGTCACGGTGAAGTCGCCGGTCTTCTCGCCCGCCTTGAGCGCGGGTGCGGTGGCGGTGCCGTCGGCCTTGGTGATGACGGTGACCGTCTTCCGGCCGCCGTCGAAGAGGGTGCCGGTGGCCCCGGTGACGGTGAAGGTGACGGGCAGTTGCGCCATCGGTGCGCCGAGGGCGTTGCGGGCGCGTACGGAGACCC
This DNA window, taken from Streptomyces griseus subsp. griseus, encodes the following:
- a CDS encoding class I SAM-dependent methyltransferase, yielding MSQEIHGTYTEEPAEPEATRRVADEAESSRANRGWWDRNADEYQSDHGSFLGDDRFVWGPEGLDEAEAALLGPAASLKGLDVLEIGAGAAQCSRWLAGQGARPVALDLSHRQLQHALRIGEGIPLVEADAGRLPFRDGSFDLACSAYGAVPFVADPVQVFREVRRVLRPGGRWVFSVTHPIRWAFPDEPGPEGLSVAASYFDRVPYVEQDERGNAVYVEHHRTLGDRVRDVVAGGFRLVDLVEPEWPAWNDQEWGGWSPLRGNLIPGTAIFVCERG
- the hrpB gene encoding ATP-dependent helicase HrpB, coding for MIRTEALDRLPVRTAVPALRRALDDRGVAVLCAPPGTGKTTLVPLVLAGLTGDGPVRRVVVAEPRRIAARAAARRMAWLLGERPGGRVGFTVRGERVVGRDTAVEVVTTGVLLQRLQRDQELAGVDVVIIDECHERHLDADTVAAFLLDVREAIRPDLRLVAASATTDAEGWARLLGDAPVVEAEGVSYPVEVVWSPPARPVKPPHGMRVDPALLTHVAATVRRALAEREGDVLCFLPGVGEIARVAGQLAGVGAEVLQVHGRAPAAVQDAVLAGSSGGRRVVLATSVAESSLTVPGVRVVVDSGLAREPRTDHARGLSALTTVRASQAAGRQRAGRAGREAPGAVYRCWEQAEDGRLARFPAPEIKVADLAAFALQAACWGDPDAASLALLDPPPAGAMGAAREVLEAIGAVDGSGRVTDRGVRMSRLGLHPRLARALLDGASEAGARRAAEVVALLSEEPPREYGDDLAAALRTARRGQDAYAGRWKQEVRRLSSSVGPDSGGAPSGTGGSGSRLTAGGGSDDAVVGLVAALAFPERVARARGDGAFLMVSGTGAELRDGSRLRSAPWLAVAVADRPSHAASARVRLAAVVDEPTALLAAGHLRVRGEEVRWVGGEVVARSVDRVGAVELAVRPLKQPDPELVRGALVEGLRREGLGLLRWSRDSEQFRLRLAFLHRVAGTPWPDVSDGALLADPGAWLEPELSRARRRSDLGRIDAGQALRRLLPWATGEAVRLDELAPERIEVPSGSRIRVDYGGEQPVLAVKLQELFGLAETPRVAGVPVLVHLLSPAGRPAAVTADLASFWQDGYKAVRAELRGRYPKHPWPEDPATVRATRYTSARLKRQSSP
- a CDS encoding DUF3068 domain-containing protein, with the protein product MRRRAGLVLLAFAVFFAALSPLLRWYAFPRLAKVPPNQYQEVVLEAEPATLLDYTTLKAKEVEKVTIVQTLKGNVEESEKIERSAGRDVVVWDALSYVEGPDGKTVSEIPERYIFDAHTQAPVNATGEMVDGDPVRREGIEFKWPFLTERRDYAYFDAQTRTTAPIHYRGTRTFRGLEVYYFEQTVPWTKVPMPKKMPIEGITPEQIAQTGMTRWYTTKRMFWVEPVTGAPVNGEEIHEEELRDARKMGMSEDTVTAFSGHVKMREDYIVDTVDLVKSQRVLVLLLTSYLPWGFLGLGIGLLALALWLEARSRRPAATESSAA
- a CDS encoding SPW_0924 family protein: MRALVAAAIGLAAALAIVSTISAIGSPPGETSPKPLLTTVPGPKQ